The Acidianus infernus genome window below encodes:
- a CDS encoding ammonium transporter, with protein sequence MIITSASTTNVTQEIQSLNQSIAALANRTSDYPPASVPSWLSLGSNAWMLTAATFVGLQSVPGVALYYAGLSKKKYAVNSALMVFYAFSIVLVVWMIAGYNFGFGKPTLVINGYGILGTPLPAWPGTYEASQTVYGPSNSMLNIPTSTYIFFQFVFAAITPVLLAGGVLERMNFKAWMVFVPFWSLLVYSPVAYWLFAGGWLNQLGAVDFSGGYVIHVDAGVGALAAALAVGPRLASERKLEAHSLPLILAGAGLIWLGWDGFNGGDPGGATIDAAIAVLNTNIATAVSAVTWMLMDMAFFKKPTLVGATSGAITGLVAITPAAGYVNGLYSIIIGIASGSIPWLALYKLEPKLKVDDTLGVFSTHGIAGIVGGLLTGVFADPNVTVYVDPTLRGALYGNWYQLGIQAFAAAVVFVYDFAITFGLLKLIGLFIPLRAPPETLQIGDYAMHGEVAYSDLLATLPAEQKPAVEKVEEEPGKKKEEGK encoded by the coding sequence ATGATAATAACATCTGCCTCAACTACTAATGTTACTCAAGAAATACAATCGTTAAATCAGTCTATAGCAGCATTAGCAAATAGAACTTCTGACTATCCACCAGCGTCTGTTCCATCTTGGCTAAGCTTAGGTAGTAACGCTTGGATGCTAACAGCGGCAACTTTTGTAGGTTTGCAAAGTGTGCCAGGCGTTGCATTGTATTATGCAGGATTGTCTAAGAAAAAATATGCTGTAAATAGTGCACTAATGGTATTTTACGCATTTTCTATAGTTTTAGTAGTATGGATGATAGCAGGTTATAATTTTGGCTTTGGAAAGCCTACATTAGTTATAAATGGTTATGGAATATTGGGAACTCCATTGCCTGCATGGCCAGGAACCTATGAAGCTTCTCAAACAGTTTATGGCCCATCTAATAGTATGCTCAATATTCCTACGTCTACCTACATATTCTTCCAATTTGTCTTTGCAGCAATAACTCCAGTACTTCTTGCAGGCGGTGTTTTAGAAAGAATGAACTTTAAAGCCTGGATGGTCTTTGTACCATTTTGGTCTTTATTAGTATATAGCCCAGTAGCATATTGGCTATTTGCTGGAGGATGGTTAAATCAATTAGGAGCAGTAGACTTCAGCGGAGGTTATGTCATACACGTTGATGCTGGAGTAGGAGCATTGGCTGCAGCTTTAGCTGTAGGACCTAGATTAGCTTCTGAGAGAAAACTAGAAGCTCATAGTCTACCTCTAATATTAGCAGGGGCCGGCTTAATTTGGCTTGGTTGGGATGGATTTAACGGAGGTGACCCTGGAGGAGCTACTATTGATGCTGCAATAGCTGTATTAAATACTAACATTGCTACTGCAGTAAGTGCCGTTACTTGGATGCTAATGGATATGGCTTTCTTTAAGAAGCCTACATTAGTGGGAGCTACTAGCGGTGCAATAACTGGTTTAGTTGCAATTACGCCAGCCGCAGGTTACGTTAATGGGCTATATTCCATAATTATAGGTATAGCCTCTGGCTCTATACCGTGGTTGGCTCTATATAAGCTAGAACCTAAGCTAAAAGTTGATGACACCCTAGGCGTATTTTCTACCCACGGTATTGCCGGTATTGTAGGCGGTCTGCTAACAGGAGTATTTGCCGATCCCAACGTTACGGTATATGTGGATCCTACTCTTCGTGGAGCATTATATGGTAACTGGTATCAATTAGGCATACAAGCTTTTGCTGCTGCAGTAGTGTTCGTTTATGATTTCGCAATTACATTTGGTTTATTGAAGTTAATAGGACTATTCATTCCATTAAGAGCTCCGCCAGAAACGCTACAGATTGGAGATTACGCAATGCACGGTGAGGTAGCATACTCTGACCTATTAGCAACATTGCCAGCTGAACAAAAGCCTGCGGTAGAGAAGGTAGAAGAGGAGCCAGGCAAAAAGAAAGAAGAAGGAAAGTGA
- a CDS encoding nascent polypeptide-associated complex protein, producing the protein MKVPKDLKALQRMGIKAEKIDALRVTIETPDEIITIESPMVMRTSFAGQEAIVVSGGETKVEKKGAQQKVEIKDEDVKFIMEQTGKPENEVREALVKANGDIAKAIMILNGQES; encoded by the coding sequence ATGAAAGTTCCAAAAGATCTTAAAGCTCTTCAAAGGATGGGGATTAAAGCAGAGAAGATAGACGCGTTGAGGGTTACAATAGAAACTCCAGACGAAATAATAACAATAGAATCCCCAATGGTAATGAGAACTAGTTTTGCTGGACAAGAAGCAATAGTAGTCTCTGGAGGAGAGACAAAAGTTGAAAAGAAAGGTGCACAGCAGAAAGTAGAAATTAAGGATGAAGATGTTAAATTTATCATGGAACAAACTGGAAAACCAGAAAATGAGGTAAGGGAAGCTTTAGTTAAAGCCAATGGAGATATAGCAAAAGCTATAATGATTTTGAATGGACAAGAGTCCTAA
- a CDS encoding threonyl-tRNA synthetase editing domain-containing protein, translating into MIQLFIHASNFSYEVKEKAVEKAEEDYLPSLKKENALVVFTTVEKGDDEEIIRKAVDNIKDVFSKVKASCVIIYPYAHLSNNLSSPDVAISSLKEIEKELKDSGIETYRAPFGWYKAFSISCYGHPLSELSRRITKSEEFSKSEELEICSKFGFPSSPKATFMKIATLEYLKKVLSPSSIIISNDELKEKEGTMIIRYLKPSGRILPCINEDPKIEVIYFGEKQLDFPKEFKDSKNSLKIWDSKDGKTTIWVGNLIYYILLQAKSMSTPYLPLWISPIHVRLLPVKKDFLEKTEEFANQLLSKGVRVEIDNKDDGLGNKIRRSGIDWIPYVAIVGEREIKTSTLTVRIRKKDEQKSLTIDELYALIKDEDPLMLKQNTPVKIFD; encoded by the coding sequence ATGATTCAATTATTCATCCATGCGTCAAATTTTTCATACGAAGTTAAAGAAAAAGCTGTAGAGAAAGCAGAAGAAGATTATTTGCCTTCTCTCAAAAAAGAGAATGCGTTAGTAGTTTTTACGACTGTAGAAAAAGGCGACGATGAGGAAATTATAAGAAAAGCCGTAGATAATATTAAAGATGTTTTTTCCAAAGTCAAAGCCTCATGCGTAATTATTTATCCTTACGCTCACCTATCAAATAACTTATCCTCACCAGATGTAGCAATATCTTCTCTTAAAGAAATTGAAAAGGAATTAAAAGATAGTGGAATAGAAACCTATAGAGCTCCTTTCGGTTGGTATAAAGCTTTCAGCATAAGCTGTTACGGACATCCACTAAGTGAACTATCTAGAAGGATAACAAAATCTGAAGAGTTTTCCAAGTCTGAAGAACTAGAAATTTGTAGCAAGTTTGGTTTCCCTTCTTCACCTAAGGCTACTTTCATGAAGATTGCAACGCTAGAATATTTAAAGAAGGTGCTTTCGCCAAGCAGTATCATAATATCTAATGATGAATTAAAAGAAAAGGAAGGAACAATGATAATTAGATATTTAAAACCTTCTGGCAGAATTTTGCCGTGCATCAATGAGGATCCAAAAATTGAAGTTATTTATTTTGGTGAGAAACAGCTTGATTTCCCTAAAGAATTTAAGGACTCAAAAAACTCGTTAAAAATTTGGGACTCAAAAGACGGTAAAACTACTATCTGGGTAGGAAATTTAATTTATTACATTCTTCTTCAAGCAAAATCAATGAGCACACCATATTTGCCCTTATGGATTTCTCCAATTCACGTAAGGTTGTTGCCAGTGAAAAAAGATTTCCTTGAAAAGACTGAAGAGTTTGCTAACCAGCTTTTGTCTAAAGGAGTAAGAGTTGAAATAGATAACAAAGACGACGGGTTAGGTAATAAAATTAGAAGGTCAGGGATAGATTGGATACCTTATGTGGCAATTGTTGGAGAAAGAGAAATTAAAACTTCTACTCTTACAGTTAGGATAAGGAAAAAAGACGAGCAGAAAAGCTTGACTATAGATGAATTATACGCATTAATAAAGGATGAAGATCCTCTCATGCTAAAACAAAATACTCCGGTGAAAATCTTTGATTGA
- a CDS encoding phosphate-starvation-inducible PsiE family protein, protein MSSENLSKLVIKITSITVQILLIIGLIIVLLYTVTQTIESFQISLIDVASIILENSLLIIVFLEVYLSVVDFFHGKGRSVVYVMDATLSFVLREIIIGILTGSVTDIDLLAMSGAIGIIASGRFLLTSRNLRLIRRRKVNKERSK, encoded by the coding sequence TTGAGTTCCGAAAACTTAAGTAAATTAGTTATTAAGATAACATCCATAACTGTACAAATACTATTAATTATAGGCTTGATAATAGTACTATTATATACAGTAACACAAACGATAGAGTCATTTCAAATAAGCCTAATAGATGTTGCCTCAATAATCTTAGAAAATTCTCTACTGATAATTGTATTCCTAGAGGTTTACCTAAGTGTAGTAGACTTCTTCCACGGAAAAGGAAGGAGCGTAGTATACGTAATGGATGCTACGTTATCTTTCGTTCTAAGAGAAATAATAATAGGGATCCTTACAGGGAGTGTGACAGATATAGACCTATTAGCTATGAGCGGAGCAATAGGCATAATAGCTTCTGGAAGATTTTTATTAACAAGCAGAAATCTTAGGCTAATTAGAAGAAGAAAAGTAAATAAAGAGAGAAGTAAATAA
- a CDS encoding ParA family protein yields MIRITFVSPKGGVGKSTIIYYVAKLLSDKFKTLIVDLTDSATLSRLFGVQNNILADNGYFADKGNIGVISFSRISNDETLDLEKITLRYKEVLGDYSLVLVEYPIHFYSKSIKTEYMIFNSLLKTKNYLFSVTIPQDIVIKSTLNYTSSLISYLSSINKDIYDEALIINMIKDDETKDITRYHSNVFSIKFNYDLIFKGFYNVNPPNDFLQISKFIENLIE; encoded by the coding sequence ATGATTAGAATAACATTCGTGAGCCCTAAAGGTGGTGTAGGAAAATCAACAATAATTTATTATGTAGCAAAACTGCTTAGTGACAAGTTCAAGACTCTTATAGTTGATTTAACTGACTCTGCAACATTAAGTAGACTTTTCGGGGTTCAAAATAACATACTTGCAGATAACGGTTATTTTGCGGATAAGGGAAACATAGGAGTAATATCGTTTTCTCGTATTTCTAATGACGAGACACTTGATTTAGAAAAAATTACACTAAGATATAAAGAAGTTTTAGGTGATTATAGCCTTGTCCTAGTGGAATATCCCATTCATTTTTATTCAAAATCAATAAAAACAGAGTATATGATCTTTAATTCCTTATTAAAAACCAAAAATTACTTGTTCAGTGTTACTATTCCACAAGATATAGTAATAAAATCAACATTAAATTATACTTCATCTCTTATATCATACTTATCAAGCATAAATAAGGATATTTATGATGAAGCTTTAATAATAAATATGATAAAAGACGACGAAACCAAAGATATAACCAGGTATCATAGCAATGTGTTTAGTATAAAATTCAATTATGATTTAATATTTAAGGGCTTCTATAACGTTAACCCTCCAAACGATTTTTTACAAATCTCAAAATTTATAGAAAATTTAATAGAATAA
- a CDS encoding helix-turn-helix domain-containing protein, translating into MASDYVIELIAKRIAGDIVWSSNIGLSMKKWREMFGISQSELARVLGISQTVIADYERGRRQPGSAFVKKFVQGLIEIDERRGFKVISELSKSFTLNFPFIIDMRDFETPICFDELTIAVDGIPLNSTINLKKIYGYVVVDSLAAITTLSGMEFYQFLSLVFNRVIVFTKVTSGRSPIIALKISPVKPDVIVLHRPLKMDPLSIDLADKEGINIIISTKRNEGELIKSLRTLVHSKSL; encoded by the coding sequence ATGGCTAGTGATTACGTAATAGAGTTAATAGCAAAGAGGATTGCAGGCGATATAGTATGGAGTTCTAACATAGGTTTATCAATGAAAAAATGGAGGGAGATGTTTGGAATTTCTCAGTCTGAACTTGCAAGAGTCCTTGGAATCTCACAAACGGTTATTGCAGATTACGAAAGAGGTAGAAGACAGCCTGGAAGTGCATTTGTAAAGAAGTTTGTGCAAGGTTTAATAGAGATAGACGAAAGAAGAGGATTCAAAGTAATCTCAGAATTAAGTAAGTCATTTACTTTAAATTTTCCATTTATAATAGATATGAGAGATTTCGAAACTCCAATATGTTTTGATGAATTAACAATAGCAGTTGACGGAATTCCTTTGAATTCTACAATTAATCTTAAGAAGATTTACGGTTACGTTGTAGTAGATAGTTTAGCTGCAATTACCACATTAAGCGGGATGGAGTTTTACCAATTTTTATCCTTAGTTTTTAATAGAGTAATAGTCTTCACTAAAGTAACCAGTGGAAGATCGCCAATAATAGCGTTAAAAATTTCTCCAGTTAAGCCCGACGTGATAGTACTTCATAGGCCTTTAAAAATGGATCCGCTTTCTATAGATCTTGCAGATAAGGAAGGAATAAACATTATAATCTCTACTAAGAGAAATGAGGGGGAATTAATTAAATCCCTTAGGACTCTTGTCCATTCAAAATCATTATAG
- a CDS encoding MBL fold metallo-hydrolase has translation MSYHLKILGGGQEVGRAAIEVAGPDGSIVLDYGVNFNPDDTPNFPLQEMPSKVKAFIVSHAHLDHVGALPIYQISGSKPIYGTSITKEIGELILKDFLKISGPKVPYEWVEVKKTLDNFNTIKYNEEFEIGSFRIKTSSAGHIPGSAITVIKTDKGDVTYTGDINITNTKLMKPADLDIMRDSRVIVTEATYGKFNHPQRKSVEDEFYNAIMEVLEEGGTVLVPAFSLSRSQEILSLLAERNIPYPVYYDGMVKTIMEIMINNPEYINNYEALKKAYNEFHYVNGLQDRKKAYKSNGVIVASAGMLKGGPAVYYFKKIADNPKNAVFLVSYQADNTPGRKLLELGKFDEESPLLKARLQLFDFSSHAGRDQLMQILKASKSLEKVVVVHSSADSAQYFADHVKQELGVEVIVPENGQEIQL, from the coding sequence ATGAGTTATCATCTGAAAATATTAGGTGGAGGACAAGAAGTAGGCAGAGCTGCTATAGAAGTTGCCGGACCAGACGGAAGTATAGTTTTAGACTATGGAGTAAACTTTAATCCAGACGACACGCCTAACTTTCCTTTGCAAGAAATGCCTTCAAAAGTTAAAGCGTTCATAGTATCTCACGCACACTTAGATCACGTAGGTGCTTTGCCTATCTATCAAATTTCTGGAAGTAAACCAATTTACGGAACATCAATAACGAAAGAAATTGGAGAATTAATCTTAAAGGACTTCTTAAAGATTTCTGGACCAAAAGTTCCTTATGAATGGGTAGAAGTAAAGAAAACACTTGACAATTTCAACACAATAAAGTACAACGAAGAGTTTGAAATTGGTTCTTTTAGGATAAAAACCTCCAGCGCAGGGCACATACCGGGCAGTGCAATAACTGTAATAAAAACTGACAAAGGAGACGTAACTTATACTGGAGACATAAATATAACTAATACTAAGTTAATGAAACCCGCAGACCTCGATATAATGAGAGATTCAAGAGTTATAGTCACAGAAGCAACTTATGGTAAATTCAACCATCCACAAAGAAAAAGTGTTGAAGACGAGTTCTATAACGCAATTATGGAAGTTCTAGAAGAAGGGGGAACAGTACTTGTCCCAGCATTTAGCTTATCAAGGAGTCAGGAGATTTTATCTTTATTGGCTGAAAGAAATATTCCATATCCTGTATATTATGACGGTATGGTTAAGACAATAATGGAAATAATGATTAACAATCCAGAGTATATTAATAATTATGAGGCACTAAAAAAAGCATATAATGAATTCCATTACGTCAACGGCTTGCAAGATAGGAAGAAAGCTTACAAAAGTAACGGAGTAATAGTTGCCAGTGCTGGTATGCTAAAAGGCGGTCCAGCAGTTTACTATTTCAAGAAAATTGCGGATAATCCTAAGAACGCAGTATTCCTAGTGAGCTATCAAGCAGACAATACTCCGGGCAGAAAACTCCTTGAATTAGGGAAATTCGATGAAGAATCTCCATTATTAAAAGCTAGGTTACAACTATTCGACTTTTCCAGTCATGCAGGCAGAGATCAATTAATGCAAATACTTAAGGCATCAAAGAGCCTTGAGAAAGTAGTAGTAGTTCATTCCTCTGCAGATAGTGCCCAATACTTTGCTGATCATGTTAAGCAAGAATTAGGAGTAGAAGTTATAGTCCCAGAAAACGGACAAGAAATACAACTATGA
- a CDS encoding pyridoxal-phosphate dependent enzyme yields the protein MRQVCMRCGKEREGLELRCKRCGGPFKVEIEDLPFSKNLRDNFPYIKSWISLGEWNTPMIKNGDMYFKLDFLNPTGSYKDRGSVTLISYLAENGIKAISEDSSGNAGASIAAYGSAAGMLVKIFVPSTARGNKLKQIESYGAEVVKVEGSREEVAKAAENSPYYYASHVLQPQFRDGIRSLAYEIVRDLGWRAPDNVFLPTSAGTLLLGVLEGFRHMFNQGIIAKIPNIIAVQTEQVMPLCSKVKGIKYTPPEKVTSIADALVSTNPFLLPEMTEVIRNYGDCIVVNDEEILDSWKELARKGLLVEYSSATVYSAYKKSKPEGISVLVLTGNGLKVL from the coding sequence ATGAGACAAGTTTGCATGCGTTGTGGCAAAGAAAGGGAAGGCTTAGAATTGCGTTGCAAAAGATGCGGAGGACCATTTAAAGTTGAAATTGAAGATTTGCCTTTCTCTAAAAACTTAAGAGATAATTTTCCTTACATAAAGTCTTGGATTTCTTTAGGAGAATGGAATACGCCTATGATAAAAAATGGCGATATGTATTTTAAGTTGGATTTTCTTAATCCTACGGGTTCTTACAAGGATAGAGGTTCTGTAACTTTAATTTCGTATTTAGCAGAGAACGGAATAAAGGCGATATCGGAGGATTCTTCTGGTAACGCTGGAGCTTCTATTGCTGCCTATGGTTCTGCCGCCGGAATGCTTGTTAAAATATTTGTTCCATCAACCGCTAGAGGGAATAAATTAAAGCAAATAGAAAGCTATGGTGCAGAAGTAGTAAAAGTTGAAGGAAGCAGGGAAGAAGTAGCAAAGGCTGCTGAAAATTCTCCCTACTATTATGCTTCACATGTTCTTCAGCCTCAGTTTAGAGACGGTATAAGATCTTTAGCTTATGAAATTGTAAGGGATCTAGGTTGGAGGGCCCCAGATAATGTATTTTTGCCTACATCTGCAGGTACTTTATTACTTGGAGTTTTAGAAGGGTTTAGGCATATGTTTAATCAAGGTATAATAGCAAAAATTCCTAATATAATAGCAGTTCAAACTGAGCAAGTGATGCCTCTTTGCTCTAAAGTCAAGGGAATAAAATATACCCCACCAGAAAAAGTAACGTCTATTGCTGACGCACTAGTTTCTACCAATCCTTTCCTTTTACCTGAGATGACAGAGGTTATAAGAAATTATGGCGATTGCATAGTAGTTAATGACGAAGAAATTTTAGACTCTTGGAAGGAGTTAGCAAGGAAAGGTTTGCTTGTAGAATATAGTTCTGCAACAGTTTACTCTGCATATAAGAAAAGTAAGCCAGAAGGCATCAGTGTTTTAGTGCTAACCGGTAATGGCTTGAAAGTTCTATAA
- a CDS encoding arginine deiminase family protein, translated as MLRITSEWSKLRTVLVHEPGIEMFYGILDPDAFLYMRRFNIEKAINQHKQMVNKLKEMGIEVLKIKELINEKATSDKEFRKLLEKIALNYIKYEGDGKAEENLSRVKKDLEKLDSNTLFNIILLNPTVLSHEALGTSEAVTRILNEEPLANLYFTRDQAIITDKGVVIGRMSKRIRMRETEIIKLVFHALSEKPLKEISEPAFLEGGDYMPFKDFAIFGTGDRTSISGIMQAIDFTNFNEIVIAYNPEIEETEDYMLTMHLDMYLNSPKEGVIISNSTILSKTLAHIYERKENGISLKERTNLLEFFKKKGYRILEISLAEQLSYATNFLTIENGRILSPKVANNMINIIEYLERKGYNNLLNEVKEDYNRHVVNNDFFPNRKDIKDEGIDFEEIDVSELTGGFGGIHCMTMPIKRE; from the coding sequence ATGCTTAGGATTACTTCAGAATGGTCAAAACTTAGGACAGTACTTGTCCACGAGCCTGGAATAGAAATGTTTTACGGAATCCTAGATCCAGATGCATTCCTCTACATGAGGAGGTTTAACATAGAGAAAGCAATAAATCAACACAAGCAAATGGTTAATAAATTAAAAGAAATGGGCATAGAGGTATTAAAAATAAAAGAATTAATTAACGAGAAAGCAACAAGTGACAAGGAATTTAGGAAGCTACTAGAGAAAATTGCTTTGAATTACATAAAATATGAAGGAGATGGAAAAGCAGAAGAAAACCTATCTAGAGTTAAAAAAGACCTGGAAAAACTTGATTCTAATACTTTATTTAATATCATTTTACTTAATCCAACAGTACTTTCTCATGAGGCATTAGGAACTAGCGAGGCAGTAACTAGAATCCTTAACGAGGAGCCGCTAGCTAATCTATATTTTACTAGAGATCAAGCTATAATTACAGATAAAGGAGTAGTAATAGGAAGAATGAGCAAAAGGATAAGAATGAGAGAAACTGAAATAATAAAATTAGTATTTCACGCCCTTTCTGAAAAGCCACTAAAGGAAATAAGTGAACCGGCATTCTTAGAAGGAGGAGATTACATGCCTTTTAAGGATTTCGCGATTTTCGGAACTGGTGATAGAACTAGCATTTCAGGGATAATGCAGGCAATAGATTTTACAAACTTTAATGAGATCGTAATTGCATATAATCCAGAAATTGAGGAAACAGAAGACTACATGCTTACAATGCACCTAGATATGTATTTAAATTCACCTAAGGAGGGAGTAATTATTAGTAACTCTACAATTTTAAGCAAAACTTTAGCTCACATATATGAAAGAAAAGAAAACGGAATTTCGCTGAAAGAAAGAACAAATCTTTTAGAATTCTTCAAAAAGAAAGGATACAGAATTCTTGAAATAAGCCTAGCAGAACAATTATCTTACGCAACAAATTTCCTCACTATAGAAAATGGTAGAATATTATCCCCTAAAGTAGCTAATAATATGATAAACATTATAGAATATCTAGAAAGAAAGGGATATAATAATTTGTTAAATGAAGTAAAAGAGGACTACAATAGGCATGTTGTAAATAACGATTTCTTCCCTAATAGAAAAGATATAAAAGATGAAGGAATAGATTTCGAGGAGATTGACGTTTCAGAGCTCACAGGCGGCTTTGGTGGAATACATTGCATGACAATGCCAATAAAAAGAGAATAA
- a CDS encoding MMPL family transporter — MNRKLVIVLWIIGILIAILLSSQSSNYLNYNENTTIPPSYPAAKAQELLSEYFHGGNVNNSIDVVLINSTPQEVYKAVKIINEINGVCKTESIINAYLAYDEILGKEINYTGYNIIEENKGNISPQELKEEISQYLHIPLYYACLFNISPQNLLIKNETAFFLITPPSQFISTYEAKNVSVIFVYTKYCPNYNFKNGTYPDGEISCQIQSKLSKCGFNNFYLTGPAPLVQELSSSESQRQVITFALVFIALLLITGIYFRSILAPIITLSIIALSVIFGMAIVTLVGKFYHPVDFQVIEPMISVLLGIGTDYSVFLLSRFKEELSKGRNKEEAMEISVKTSGKAILISGSAVTLVFLSLSFIPYLHTWGLTIGFSVPITVLIAVSLLPIIYGKIGSKIFWPSHLSFSENKSLGNIARITMKKPKTTLAISVIIGLLALAFILSVPLSLDFTSGLPNIPAVKGLKILENAFGQSFVNPVLIVFNESSTVMNSTYVNTSLLIQIAKIEENISKLSGVKQLIGPVPCNFNGTITPEILHQIRENLGTNNKTLLVTVIMNYGTYTQQAQKLVLTIQKIVKPYHGYVGGTTASVIDALDYLLPYYEMLIIILPIILIISLTAFLRSIKISIGAVGTILLSITLSLAIIYLLFRSADGILFFIPITIFVLMTGLGNDYSIFILTRVKEEIEKERSIESIVKAISISAGAVTALGVILAASFGVLAIDPIKPIAELGIGIAIAALLDTFIIRIFIYPAILKIALKLNETIKRK, encoded by the coding sequence ATGAATAGAAAATTAGTTATAGTACTATGGATAATAGGAATTTTAATTGCTATCTTATTATCTTCACAATCATCAAATTATCTAAATTATAATGAAAACACAACAATCCCTCCCTCATATCCTGCAGCAAAAGCTCAAGAACTGCTCTCAGAATATTTTCACGGAGGAAACGTTAACAATTCTATCGACGTAGTTCTAATAAATTCCACTCCTCAAGAGGTTTACAAGGCTGTAAAAATAATAAATGAAATAAACGGAGTTTGTAAAACTGAAAGTATAATAAATGCTTATCTAGCATATGATGAAATACTAGGCAAAGAAATAAATTACACCGGATATAACATAATTGAGGAAAATAAAGGAAATATCTCTCCTCAAGAATTAAAAGAAGAAATCTCTCAATATCTTCATATTCCCCTTTACTATGCTTGCCTTTTTAATATTTCACCTCAAAATTTATTAATTAAAAATGAAACCGCATTCTTCCTAATAACTCCGCCATCACAATTTATATCGACTTATGAAGCAAAAAACGTTTCAGTAATTTTTGTTTACACAAAATACTGCCCAAATTATAATTTTAAGAATGGCACATATCCAGATGGAGAAATTTCTTGTCAAATACAAAGTAAACTAAGTAAGTGCGGTTTTAATAATTTTTACTTAACCGGACCGGCTCCCTTAGTTCAAGAGTTAAGTAGCTCAGAAAGCCAGAGACAAGTAATAACCTTTGCTTTAGTTTTTATAGCACTCCTATTAATTACTGGAATTTACTTTAGAAGTATATTAGCTCCTATAATAACTCTTTCAATCATAGCGTTATCGGTAATTTTCGGAATGGCAATTGTAACACTTGTAGGAAAATTCTATCACCCAGTAGATTTCCAGGTTATTGAACCAATGATTTCAGTACTTTTAGGTATAGGAACAGACTATAGTGTTTTTCTCCTAAGTAGGTTTAAAGAAGAACTTTCAAAAGGAAGGAATAAAGAAGAAGCAATGGAAATTTCCGTAAAGACTTCTGGAAAGGCAATATTAATAAGTGGAAGCGCAGTAACCCTAGTCTTCCTTTCTCTATCGTTTATTCCATATTTACATACGTGGGGATTAACTATTGGCTTTTCCGTTCCAATAACTGTATTAATTGCAGTAAGTCTATTACCAATAATATATGGAAAAATAGGCAGTAAGATCTTCTGGCCATCTCATTTGTCGTTCTCTGAAAATAAATCACTCGGAAACATAGCTAGAATAACAATGAAAAAACCTAAGACGACTTTAGCAATCTCAGTAATTATAGGACTATTAGCATTAGCTTTCATATTAAGTGTACCATTATCATTAGATTTTACCTCAGGTTTACCTAACATACCTGCAGTAAAAGGGTTAAAAATCCTAGAAAACGCATTTGGACAATCGTTTGTAAATCCTGTCTTAATAGTTTTTAATGAGTCATCAACTGTCATGAATTCTACTTACGTTAATACTTCATTACTTATTCAAATAGCCAAGATAGAGGAAAATATTTCAAAATTAAGTGGAGTGAAGCAACTCATAGGTCCAGTACCCTGCAACTTTAACGGAACTATAACTCCAGAGATTTTACACCAAATTAGAGAAAATTTGGGTACCAATAATAAGACCCTATTAGTTACAGTAATAATGAATTACGGAACTTATACACAACAAGCCCAGAAACTTGTATTAACTATTCAAAAAATTGTTAAACCCTATCATGGCTATGTTGGCGGAACAACTGCATCAGTAATTGACGCGTTAGATTATTTATTACCCTATTATGAGATGTTAATAATAATTTTACCAATAATTTTAATAATATCATTAACAGCCTTCTTAAGATCAATTAAAATCTCAATAGGTGCAGTAGGTACTATATTACTTAGCATAACCTTATCGTTGGCAATAATTTACTTACTCTTTAGATCAGCTGACGGTATTCTATTCTTTATTCCGATTACAATATTCGTTCTAATGACAGGATTAGGTAATGACTATAGCATATTCATACTAACAAGAGTAAAAGAGGAAATAGAAAAAGAGAGAAGTATAGAAAGCATAGTAAAGGCAATTTCAATATCTGCAGGAGCAGTTACTGCCCTAGGCGTCATATTAGCAGCATCATTTGGAGTCCTAGCAATAGATCCTATAAAACCGATAGCAGAATTAGGAATAGGAATTGCAATAGCTGCTCTTCTCGACACTTTTATTATAAGAATATTTATATATCCGGCTATATTAAAAATTGCATTAAAGTTAAACGAAACTATAAAGAGAAAATAA